The genomic interval AATGTTTAACGGCTTTCTTTAATTGGTCATTACGCAAATACATAGTAGCTTTTACCTTATACCAGTTTTTGAGCGATGAATTCAAGGTTTCTTCAAAAAGGGTTTTGTTCTTAGTACGCTTCTCCCAAGAAATCAGGTTATCTACTACTTTCATGGTAAGTGGTATAGTCAGTGCTGAGTTTTGTGGTTGGCACAAGTACGCTTTACCTATATCTCCTTGGGCGTATAGTTTATGACGAAACACGTTGAGTAAGTAATCGTTCAGATGGTTGTGCTTTAATAATCTTACTTGCTGGAACAGTGATCCTTCCTCTACTTTGGTGATTTTATCGAGTTGTGCTATTTTTATTGCTAACTTAAATACTTGTACTTGATACTTGAGTTGGGGAGAGCTGACTGAAAGCTTGTTAAACATTTGTAAAGCTTTAGTGGGCTTGCCTGCTACATACTCTAGGTAGCAGTGAGCCATTTGCCATAATGTCAAATCATCTACTTTACGTTCTTGTACCACCTTGCTTACCATTGCTTTCAACTCTTTGAGGTATTGAATAGCCTCTTGTTTTGGGAAACCATCAAACTTTTGATAAAAAGCCAAATTTTTGCTCAAGTTGGCAGATAATAAGTTTACTTCCATTTTATTGACTTCACGAGTGAGCAATAGTGAGAGGTGTTTGGAAGAGGGTGCTATCTGATAAATACGTTGCATTTCTTCTATAGCGTTTGCATAGGGTTTTATTCCTCGCAATAAATATACAGCAGCAGCTTCTTCGCTGTTTCTACACAGGTTTAGTACTTGACGAAAGTCTTGATCTGAGGAAATCTTAAAACTATCATAAGCTTGTACCCTGCGGCTGGGACATTTGTCAAAAACTCTGGCAAAAAGGTATGCTCCTTTTACTTTAGCACCACTTAGTGTCAAAGCGCCTGCTTTATGGGCAAGTGCCCAATATTTGATAAGAGAGCTAGAGTTGCTTGCCAATGGTTTTGCCAACTGATCGTATAGCTTAACAGCTTGAGTGTAGTTTTGAGAATAATGCGCTAAACGTACTAGTTGATAAGCATAGCGCATTTTTAAAAATTTATTAGAGGAGTTTATGTAAGCGCCATTGCCATTAATAATGAGGTCTTGCATTGCCTCTTTGTCTTTTTTGGGGATATTTCGCCAGCGATTGTCACCTAAGTTAGTTACATAAGGTTCACATTTTTTTGCAAATAGCAAGTATTTCACCACATCAGTAGCACGTGTGTTCTTCAGGTGTTGCACTGCTGAGTTATTACGCCATTTGCTTGGAAGAGAACCACTAATGCCCGCTACATAGTTTTTGATAAGCTTAGTTTCATTGACCTTAGCTTTGTATACCAACTGTTTGGTGTCATTGGTTGAAGGTGTATTTTGGAAATAGGCCTTCCATTCAACAAGGTTGTCTTGGGTGCGTCCTTCTTCTTTATCCCAGTGATAATCGTATAAACGTTCAAAAGTAAAAAAGAAAGGTTTACTATGAGGTTGGTTAATAATCTCAGGATCGAGAAAATTGTAATAGGTGATGCCTGGTTCATAAAAGCCACAGGCAGACTGAGAGAGTTCTTGTGGTTTTAGTACAAATGCTGCGTGTACTAAAACCACAAAAGCCATTTTTAAAAACTTCATATTCGTAAATTTGAGTAGATTTTAGGTAATGACACCTACTCAAATTTACACTAAATAATCAAAATTTCCTCGTCTTACACGCAAAAGCAAAGAGAAGAATATCATGTCGTTATCTATTGCCTGAAAATCAAACAATAACTTTTCTCCCGATTTTCGTACCATATCAATGAATCCTAAACCAGCCCCACCTTTATCTGACAGTTCACCAATTTTTACGATTTCGCGGAAAAGCGCACGTAGCTCATCCCGACTCAAACCATTCACATAGTTTATTTTCTCGGCAATGGTAGCAGCTTCCTCTTTAGTTACAGGATTGCCCGATCCTATGATATAGTCATCGTCGTGCTTACCAATCATAAAAATCGAACTGTTGCTTGAGTGTTTCACAAGGTTTTGCAAACACTCAATCATTATATTGAAGACTTTTTTGCGAATGGTGGAAATTTCGCCGAGAACGTTCATGTTACGTTCGGCCATTGCTAAAACTGTTTTGGTTATTTCTTGGGTAAATTCCCCTTCATAGACCAAAATCAAGTTTTCGTCCATCAATCTTTTATGCAAGTTATAGATGTAACCCATCTTTCAAGCTTAGATTTTTGGTTAATTTAGTATAACAATTGAATAGCAATTCAAGCTAAAAAGAGTAGAAAATACTCTTTAATTCTTTAGGCTCATAATTTTTCAGGTTTTTTTCGTCCAGATGATATAATGTAATATACAACTGATTACTTACTATATAACGACGTAACAACTTTGCCGCTTGTTGTAAGTTGTGAGCACTAACCTGTTCGAGCCTTATCAAATCACCTTTATAAAGGTAAACGCCATTTAAATAAGTACTTTTGATGACTTCAAACACTTGTTTTTGTTTTTGACGAAAAAAACGGGTATTAACAAATGTATTGTTTTTTAAGCTATTCAGCAACTTTATAACGCGTCCTCTTCTTATCAAAACGCCCCACTGATAGATTGGCAATGCCACGTCTAATTGTAGGGGGTATTTCTTTGATTTGCCCAAGTATTGTTGGGCAATTTGGAGGTCTAAAATAGAGTTATTGGTATTTTTACCATCGAGACTTCCCATGTTGTAAAACATCAGCATACCACGATCTACTGGAGGTACTCCAGTTTTTTTGTAGTATTTAAGCTGATGCAACCGAATGGTTGCTGATAGGGTCTTAATACCGTTGCCTTTGACCTGTTCTCTCAGTATTTCAATTAATTTGAAAAAACGCTTTTGGGTTTTACCCGACCAATCACAATCCAGTTGGACTTCACGAATGGTTACGTTTCTGAGATTCTTTGACTTCTCAAGTATTTTGTTAGCAATATTGTTGCCTAATTTCTCTAATTGATTATAAGAAATATTCAAAAGTGTACGATTCGTAATAAAAACAGTAGGTACCAAGTGTGGTATAGGTATGTTCTGGGTTTGCCATTTGAGCTCAGCTATTGGTTGCGCTTCTTTTCGGTAAGGGTTCCAATCTATGTCAAAATAGCGTACATATAGCCGCTTGATTTGCAACTCTTTTAAATATTTACGTTCGTTTGTGGAAAGATTAAAGATCGTCTTCCAATAATAAAACGCAGGAGTTACTTTTGATTTTTGAGAACGACAGTGAGTATGAAGTAGCCCTATACATAACCATCCAATAGCCCAGTAATATTTATAATTAAATTTCCACACATTCTTTTTTTATTGCTTGAATTAAGTTTTCCAGGTTGGTAACTTGTGGAATATCATATCTTTGACAAACCACATCTACATTACCTTTGCGCCAAAAGTTTTTTGAACAACACACGATTAACTTTTTACTTTGAGCAAATAACCCTAACTCTAATAGTGTAATTGGTGCTTTTGAGTGGGGAGCAAAATACATCGCAATATAATGGGCTTTTTCTAGCGCCTCTAGTTCCCAGTTTACCTGTGCTACAAACTGAGGGTTATTGGTAGATTGTTCCCAGGAGGCATCCCAATCATCGCGTCGGGGATTCAAAAAAGTAACAGGACTGTCAGCCAATGCTTGAGTTACTGTGACTTGCCAGTTTATAGCATTGCCCATGTCTATGCTTCCTGCCAAAAAGACTGCCTTGGTATTAGGAATAATGTCAATAGAATCAGGCGGTTTTATAACTTTCATTTGGTTGGCACTTACGATAACTTATTTACATCCAGTTATTTTCTTCAGCATCCTTAACAAAGCGTTTGTACAAATCAGACTGAAAACTGTCTATGACTTTTTGTTCGTTGGCATCTATACCATCACTTGCTTCTGCTACTTTTTCGAGCACATCCAATAAATACACATAGTCAGGGTCAGGTCCGTGTTCTTTAAAAATATCTAAGGCTTTTTTATAGCTATCTTCTGGATTCATGCCTTTTTTACTTTCATAATCGAACGACCAACGGATTTGACTAGCCCAAGGGTGTGCTGTCAAAATATTTTCCAACATGCGTTGTTCTTCCGCTTGAATAAGACCATCAGCTTTTGCTACTGCATAAATTAGTTCACCAAAAGCATCGTACAATTGTTCTTTGTTTACCATAATATAAGTTTATTTGAATCACCTTTTAGGTTGAGTAAATATATCAAAAACCTGAGATTATTACAGAACCAAGTTTAGAAAATAAGTTCAATAGGCGCAAAATTCTTTTTTAATTGATGTCGTTGCTTTGCCAATGCAGGCATATTATGAATGGTGACTTGCTTCAAACAAGGCAGTTTTTTTAATTTGAGCGGTAACTCTTCCAACAAGTTACCAGAGATATCAAGGGTAGTAAGGTTTTCTAATAAGAGTAGTGACTCGATAGATAAGCTAGAAAGCTCATTGGCAGACCAATTGAGTTTTTTTAGTCTTTTTAACTGCTTGGCAGCCTTGGGGAGTTGTTTAATCTCATTGTGGGCAATGTTCAGCTCTTTGAGCTTAGGTAAATTACAAATGCCTAATGGCAGTGTCTTGAAACTATTGTAGCTTAAGTCCAACCATACTAATTTAGCCCAATTACTCAAATCTCCTGGCAAGTTATTCATCCCTTTATTTGCACTTAAATCCAACTTTTTTAGGCTTTTAAGCTTGCGTATTTCAGTAGGCAATACAGCAATTTGATTATGTGCAAGAGATAGTGTATCTAGTTTTTTTAGTTTACCAAACTCAGGAGGCAAGGTAAGCAAATGATTATGTGCAAGGTCAAGTACTTTTAAATGCTTGAAGGTGGCAAGTTCAGATGAAAGGTATTGCAATTTCAGGTTGTTGAGTTTCAACTCAGGGTTTGTGAGGTATTCTCGATAAGCCCATTGCCGAATAATGCCTGCATCTATTTGTGGGTGTTTTACTACCTCTTCTATCAAGGTCCATACTTTGGGTAGGGTAGGAGTAGGCAAGTAACGCCACTTACCCTTTAAAAAACTGGCGTAGTCGTCAGATACCTCTTTAAAAATAAGGTGTTTTATCCGACGTCGAATCTTTGTATCAGGATAAAACCAACTCATTCCTACCAAGTAAGATATGATTTTATAATCAAGCTTGTGTTGGCGCAATTTGTTTAAACCACTAATCACTTTTTTGGAGGATGAATCTTCTAGCAACTGATAAACCTGCTCGAGTTGTTGGGCAGATAGTTTTTTACCTTGTATGGGCATTCTATGTATTTTTTATAGCAAATATTAGGTGCTTATTTTATATCTTTTTTCTTTACGGAAGAAATGTAATCAAACCTTTACTTGATAACAAGCTCACCTTTATACATTTTTGAACTAATGAATTATAAACATATATTTTTTGACCTGGATGATACCATTTGGGATTTTCGGCGCAACTCTAAAGAAACCCTACTTGAGTTGTTTGAACATTACAATCTTGCTGAGGCAGGCAAAGAAGTGATTGATCAGCAAGATTTTTTGACCAAGTACTACGCCATTAATCAAGAACTTTGGAAGCAGTACCGAGAAAATAACATAGATCATCAAACTTTAAGAATGGTACGGTTTGAAAGAATCTTTACTCAATTTAAAATAGATATGCCTCATCAATTGGTAAAACGATTTTCGGACGATTACTTGGGTATGGCTCCTACTAAGCCTCATTTGTGTGACCAGGCACAAGAGCTGCTAGATTACCTTAAGGGTAAATATGAATTACATATTATTACCAATGGTTTTTCTGACATACAACCAGTAAAAATAGCCAGCGCCAAATTAGGTGATTACTTTAATGTAGTGGTGACTTCAGGTTGTACTGGTTATAAAAAACCTTCTACTCAAATATTTGAATATGCACTTCGTCAGGCTGGTGCCAAAACCCAAGAGAGTATTATGATTGGCGATAGTCTGGAGGCCGACATTGCGGGTGCTAAAAATAGTGCCCTTGACCATGTGTTTTATAACCCTTTACAAAAAGCACACAAAGAAGAAGTGTATAAAGAAATTACAAGCCTGAAGGAGCTTATAGAGATGTTTTAAACATTTAAAGCACTAAAAAATGAATCCTTATTGGGAGGCAACGATTTTTAACCACTTTAGAGTTTATTATCTGGTTTTTTTTTGTTTGTTTTGCCCTCAGTTAAAATTTATCTATACTAAGTTTCGTAATTACCCTTAGGGCATAACAGACAATGGATATAACGTCACAGATAATTATGATACTGGGCTTTTCTCTGGCATCATACTCAGTGGTTGGTAATGATGTGATTCAAACGTTAGGAACCTTCATCAGTTCCAACAGCAAACGCAAATGGCATTTGTTATGGCTGTATATTGGCGGTATATTTTTAGCCGTGGCTACCTACGCCTGGTTTCAACTTCAAGGTGATATTGCCTATGGT from Microscilla marina ATCC 23134 carries:
- a CDS encoding YjjG family noncanonical pyrimidine nucleotidase, coding for MNYKHIFFDLDDTIWDFRRNSKETLLELFEHYNLAEAGKEVIDQQDFLTKYYAINQELWKQYRENNIDHQTLRMVRFERIFTQFKIDMPHQLVKRFSDDYLGMAPTKPHLCDQAQELLDYLKGKYELHIITNGFSDIQPVKIASAKLGDYFNVVVTSGCTGYKKPSTQIFEYALRQAGAKTQESIMIGDSLEADIAGAKNSALDHVFYNPLQKAHKEEVYKEITSLKELIEMF
- a CDS encoding leucine-rich repeat domain-containing protein, which codes for MPIQGKKLSAQQLEQVYQLLEDSSSKKVISGLNKLRQHKLDYKIISYLVGMSWFYPDTKIRRRIKHLIFKEVSDDYASFLKGKWRYLPTPTLPKVWTLIEEVVKHPQIDAGIIRQWAYREYLTNPELKLNNLKLQYLSSELATFKHLKVLDLAHNHLLTLPPEFGKLKKLDTLSLAHNQIAVLPTEIRKLKSLKKLDLSANKGMNNLPGDLSNWAKLVWLDLSYNSFKTLPLGICNLPKLKELNIAHNEIKQLPKAAKQLKRLKKLNWSANELSSLSIESLLLLENLTTLDISGNLLEELPLKLKKLPCLKQVTIHNMPALAKQRHQLKKNFAPIELIF
- a CDS encoding TerB family tellurite resistance protein — translated: MVNKEQLYDAFGELIYAVAKADGLIQAEEQRMLENILTAHPWASQIRWSFDYESKKGMNPEDSYKKALDIFKEHGPDPDYVYLLDVLEKVAEASDGIDANEQKVIDSFQSDLYKRFVKDAEENNWM
- a CDS encoding nucleoside 2-deoxyribosyltransferase domain-containing protein, producing the protein MKVIKPPDSIDIIPNTKAVFLAGSIDMGNAINWQVTVTQALADSPVTFLNPRRDDWDASWEQSTNNPQFVAQVNWELEALEKAHYIAMYFAPHSKAPITLLELGLFAQSKKLIVCCSKNFWRKGNVDVVCQRYDIPQVTNLENLIQAIKKECVEI
- a CDS encoding SiaB family protein kinase, whose protein sequence is MGYIYNLHKRLMDENLILVYEGEFTQEITKTVLAMAERNMNVLGEISTIRKKVFNIMIECLQNLVKHSSNSSIFMIGKHDDDYIIGSGNPVTKEEAATIAEKINYVNGLSRDELRALFREIVKIGELSDKGGAGLGFIDMVRKSGEKLLFDFQAIDNDMIFFSLLLRVRRGNFDYLV